A stretch of Thermomicrobium roseum DSM 5159 DNA encodes these proteins:
- a CDS encoding branched-chain amino acid ABC transporter permease: MAIATPRSFLSGRRLEASQLIVWTIGAVLLGIVFVGSVLTLRAGHYTAAQWRDFIVFGIAQGSIYALIALGYTMVYGVLRMINFAHGEVFMSGAMTTFFLADYLNRSGFLKAHPWISLIAMLLFSGLVSMTIAVLVERIAYRPLRGAPRLVPLITAVGASFFLQYTFRGLFGSGVRAYPAIPVLQGKLWVFQKTQIAVFVGVAITLLLLLLFLQRTRAGLAIRAVAEDREAAALMGVDVDRAIVTTFAVGGFMAGIAGVLYALVFIQVQFFMGFLPGIKAFTAAVLGGIGNLPGAAVGGLVLGIIESVGPSLFFDGYGIRAAHQLKDVIAFTILVLILIFRPTGILGERLGGEERV, from the coding sequence GTGGCCATTGCGACACCGCGCTCGTTCCTCAGTGGTCGCCGGCTCGAGGCATCCCAGCTCATCGTCTGGACGATCGGGGCTGTTCTGCTCGGCATCGTCTTCGTCGGCTCCGTTTTGACGCTGCGAGCCGGGCACTACACGGCTGCCCAGTGGCGCGATTTCATCGTCTTCGGTATCGCCCAGGGTTCGATCTATGCCCTGATCGCTCTCGGCTATACCATGGTCTACGGCGTCCTGCGCATGATCAATTTCGCACACGGCGAGGTCTTCATGAGCGGTGCCATGACGACCTTCTTCCTCGCCGATTACCTGAACCGCAGCGGCTTTCTCAAGGCTCACCCGTGGATCAGTCTCATCGCCATGCTCCTTTTCAGCGGCCTCGTCTCCATGACCATCGCGGTCCTCGTGGAGCGGATCGCCTATCGCCCGCTCCGCGGCGCTCCCCGCCTCGTGCCGCTGATCACCGCAGTTGGCGCTTCCTTCTTCCTCCAGTACACCTTCCGCGGCCTCTTCGGTTCGGGAGTGCGCGCCTACCCGGCCATTCCTGTTCTCCAGGGCAAGCTGTGGGTCTTCCAGAAGACACAGATCGCTGTCTTCGTCGGTGTCGCGATCACGCTCCTGTTGCTCTTGCTGTTCTTGCAACGGACCAGAGCTGGATTGGCCATCCGCGCGGTCGCTGAGGATCGCGAAGCAGCCGCGCTCATGGGCGTCGATGTCGATCGCGCCATCGTCACGACCTTCGCCGTGGGCGGCTTCATGGCTGGTATCGCTGGCGTCCTGTACGCGCTCGTCTTCATCCAGGTCCAGTTCTTCATGGGCTTCCTGCCCGGTATCAAGGCGTTCACAGCCGCTGTGCTCGGGGGCATCGGCAACCTCCCCGGTGCTGCTGTCGGTGGTCTGGTGCTCGGCATCATCGAATCGGTGGGTCCGAGCCTCTTCTTCGACGGCTATGGTATCCGTGCCGCGCACCAGCTCAAGGACGTGATCGCGTTCACCATTCTCGTCTTGATCCTCATCTTCCGACCGACCGGCATCCTCGGTGAGCGGCTGGGTGGGGAGGAGCGGGTATGA
- a CDS encoding metal-sensitive transcriptional regulator — MTSVAQLDEVTRRELVERLRRIEGQARGIARMIEEGRDCVDIVQQLAAMRAATDSLCAELVQAMLERCFLDGTPPAPQQLARALKAVIRGGR; from the coding sequence ATGACCTCAGTCGCGCAGCTGGACGAAGTCACACGTCGCGAACTGGTCGAGCGCCTGCGTCGCATCGAAGGACAAGCGCGGGGGATCGCTCGCATGATCGAGGAAGGGCGGGATTGCGTCGATATCGTGCAACAACTGGCGGCGATGCGAGCAGCGACCGATAGCTTGTGCGCCGAGCTCGTGCAAGCCATGTTGGAACGCTGCTTTCTCGACGGAACACCACCTGCGCCGCAGCAACTGGCGCGCGCTCTCAAAGCGGTGATCCGCGGTGGACGATGA
- a CDS encoding molybdopterin-dependent oxidoreductase, translating to MQRESRATTMQAERRAVREPFVPERTSGLASYPPPERWDDWEERGPDERVRRYFLIPTVCFNCEAACGLLAYVDKETLDIRKLEGHPFHPGSRGRNCAKGPATINQVKDPERILYPLRRVGPRGSGKWERVSWDEVLDDIAGRMRRAFLEGRQNEVMYHVGRPGEDGFMERVLWSWGVDGHNSHTNVCSSGGRFGYAVWMGADRPSPDHANARFIFLVSAHLESGHYFNPHAQRIMEAKQRGAKLAVMDPRLSNTAAMADYWLPAAPGTEAFVLLSIANVLIQEEWFDREFVRRWTNWDEYLRVVHPGCPVTFDEFVQRLKEEYARYTPEAAEQLSGIPARTIVELAQELARAAPAVSTHNWRAAAAAHLGGWTVPRALFFLNVLTGSVGTPGGTQPNIWDKHVPRPFAEPPRQKVWNELTWPKEYPLAHHEMSFLLPHFLKEGRGKLAVYFTRVYNPVWTNPDGFTWIEVLQDESLIELHAALTPTWSETAWYADYVLPMGHAPERHDTHSYETHAARWIGFRQPVLRVAREKLGQPVRVTYEANPGEVWEENEFWIELSWRVDPDGSLGIRRWYESPYRPGEKVTVDEYYQWIFEHSIPGLPEAAAAEGLTPLQYMRRYGAFELEKQRYRQYEDPVPEEELAQSWVDPENGRIWTLTPPPHTTNIVPVPGVPPGPRGRWAGVMVDGEPKRGFPTPSGKLEFFSRTLWEWGWPEYAIPCTIESHVGPNQLDRAAGEMVLLPNFRVPTLIHTRSGNAKWLNELTHSNPLWLHPSDAERIGVRTGDLVRVETEIGYFVDRVWVTEAIRPGVAACSHHLGRWRLAEGTGGERWSTALVEIERLSDGRYRLRQRAGVRPFASGDPDSQLVFWGDAGVHQNLTFPVQPDPISGQHCWHQKVRIVKAGPDDRYGDVVVDTRKSMEVYRRWLAMTRPAPGPDGTRRPIWMLRPYKPDPSAYRIDSPTGRGDGPRPSGA from the coding sequence ATGCAGCGCGAGTCGCGAGCGACGACGATGCAGGCAGAAAGACGTGCTGTCCGGGAACCGTTCGTTCCCGAGCGGACGAGTGGACTGGCCAGCTATCCCCCGCCCGAGCGATGGGACGATTGGGAAGAGCGAGGACCGGACGAACGGGTGCGGCGCTACTTCCTGATCCCCACCGTCTGTTTCAACTGCGAGGCAGCCTGTGGCCTTCTCGCCTACGTCGACAAGGAAACGCTGGATATCCGCAAGTTGGAGGGGCACCCCTTCCATCCGGGAAGCCGGGGTCGAAACTGCGCCAAGGGTCCTGCCACCATCAACCAGGTCAAGGATCCGGAACGGATCCTCTACCCGCTGCGCCGGGTCGGGCCACGCGGGTCGGGCAAGTGGGAGCGCGTCAGTTGGGACGAGGTGCTGGACGATATCGCGGGGCGGATGCGCCGAGCCTTTCTCGAGGGACGGCAGAACGAGGTGATGTACCACGTTGGCCGTCCTGGTGAAGACGGCTTCATGGAGCGCGTCCTGTGGTCGTGGGGTGTGGACGGGCACAACTCGCACACGAATGTCTGCTCGTCGGGCGGACGCTTCGGCTACGCCGTGTGGATGGGTGCCGATCGTCCCTCGCCCGATCATGCCAATGCCCGCTTCATCTTCCTGGTGAGCGCGCACCTGGAGAGCGGGCACTACTTCAACCCGCACGCGCAGCGCATCATGGAGGCCAAGCAGCGGGGCGCCAAGCTGGCGGTGATGGATCCGCGGTTGTCGAACACCGCGGCGATGGCCGACTACTGGTTGCCAGCTGCCCCCGGTACGGAGGCGTTCGTTCTTCTGAGTATCGCCAACGTCTTGATCCAGGAGGAGTGGTTCGACCGCGAGTTCGTCCGGCGCTGGACGAACTGGGACGAATATCTGCGTGTCGTCCATCCTGGTTGTCCAGTCACCTTCGACGAGTTCGTCCAGCGGCTGAAGGAAGAATACGCGCGCTACACACCGGAGGCGGCCGAGCAGCTGAGCGGCATCCCGGCGAGGACGATCGTCGAGTTGGCGCAGGAACTCGCTCGGGCGGCGCCGGCTGTCTCGACACACAACTGGCGTGCAGCGGCGGCGGCACACCTGGGTGGCTGGACGGTGCCGCGGGCGCTCTTCTTCTTGAATGTGCTCACAGGGAGCGTGGGTACACCCGGTGGGACACAACCGAACATCTGGGACAAGCACGTGCCCCGGCCGTTCGCTGAGCCCCCGCGCCAGAAGGTCTGGAACGAACTGACCTGGCCGAAGGAGTATCCGTTGGCTCATCACGAGATGAGCTTCTTGCTTCCGCATTTCCTAAAGGAAGGCCGTGGCAAGCTCGCTGTCTACTTCACGCGCGTGTACAACCCCGTCTGGACGAACCCGGACGGCTTCACCTGGATCGAGGTCCTGCAGGACGAGTCGTTGATCGAGCTGCACGCGGCCTTGACACCGACCTGGAGCGAGACGGCGTGGTACGCCGATTACGTTTTGCCGATGGGACATGCGCCGGAACGACACGACACTCACTCGTACGAGACACATGCCGCTCGCTGGATCGGTTTTCGCCAACCGGTGCTCCGCGTCGCGCGCGAGAAGCTCGGACAGCCAGTGCGCGTGACCTACGAGGCGAATCCTGGCGAAGTTTGGGAGGAGAACGAATTCTGGATCGAACTGTCCTGGCGGGTGGATCCGGATGGCTCGCTGGGGATCCGACGGTGGTACGAGTCGCCGTATCGGCCAGGTGAGAAGGTAACCGTCGACGAGTACTACCAGTGGATCTTCGAGCACTCGATTCCTGGGCTGCCGGAAGCAGCGGCCGCCGAAGGACTGACCCCGCTCCAGTACATGCGACGGTACGGCGCCTTCGAGCTGGAAAAGCAGCGCTATCGCCAATACGAGGATCCGGTTCCAGAGGAGGAGCTGGCACAATCGTGGGTCGATCCGGAAAACGGGCGGATCTGGACGCTGACACCACCGCCCCATACGACGAACATCGTGCCGGTTCCGGGAGTTCCGCCTGGCCCACGGGGCCGATGGGCCGGGGTCATGGTGGACGGCGAGCCGAAGCGAGGTTTCCCGACACCGTCAGGGAAGTTGGAATTCTTCTCGCGTACGCTCTGGGAGTGGGGCTGGCCGGAGTACGCGATCCCCTGCACCATCGAGAGCCACGTCGGTCCCAACCAGTTGGACCGGGCAGCGGGCGAGATGGTGTTGCTCCCCAATTTCCGCGTGCCCACGCTGATCCACACACGTTCGGGAAATGCCAAGTGGCTCAACGAGCTGACGCACTCCAACCCGCTGTGGCTACACCCGAGCGATGCCGAGCGAATCGGTGTGCGGACCGGCGACCTGGTCAGGGTGGAGACGGAGATCGGCTACTTCGTCGATCGTGTCTGGGTGACGGAGGCGATCCGCCCTGGAGTAGCGGCCTGCTCGCATCATCTGGGTCGCTGGCGCCTGGCTGAGGGGACCGGCGGCGAGCGCTGGTCCACGGCACTCGTGGAGATCGAGCGCTTGTCGGACGGGCGGTACCGGTTGCGGCAGCGAGCAGGTGTGCGACCGTTCGCCAGTGGGGATCCGGATTCCCAGCTGGTCTTCTGGGGTGACGCCGGTGTTCACCAAAATCTTACCTTTCCGGTCCAACCCGACCCGATCAGCGGACAGCACTGCTGGCATCAGAAGGTGCGCATCGTCAAAGCGGGGCCGGATGACCGGTACGGGGACGTGGTCGTGGATACGCGCAAGTCGATGGAAGTCTACCGGCGCTGGCTGGCGATGACACGTCCCGCTCCAGGACCGGACGGCACGCGGCGTCCGATCTGGATGCTGCGGCCATACAAGCCGGATCCGAGCGCCTACCGGATCGACAGTCCGACCGGTCGGGGAGATGGCCCGCGACCGAGCGGAGCTTGA
- a CDS encoding glycosyltransferase family 39 protein — protein sequence MNLFSRFRPSDPLALVLAFFAAESSIVLNRVVFEALPHTEDEVAFLFQAMTYARGHLLAPAPPLPAAFFIPFVIVRDGMWFGKYPPGYPLVLSLGVLVGYPPLVNALAAAACILLIVAIGRRWYDATTAWLAGLLLLVSPFFLLQAASLMAHTVCLALTLLFTWSFLATVDRPSARAAMPGMVALALLVLARPLTALGVLLPFVLWSTWRFWRVPAWRPPALLFAASGLLATAALLAYNQRTTGDPLVFGYQLWWPFDKVGFGSGISPDGHHTLRDGWFNTRWNLRALERLLYGWPGRLDLVPAVLVTAAAVIQALAHPFRLPPGRPLSRPTTLDLLLAAQAASLILVHMAYWTTGEMYGPRYYAEALGSLALLSARGLLTALRWLETSWLLLAPSRQAPLILRVGAVLILVSLIGWGLIRTGVPFWQSYRQWNHITAEPARTIAERAPHGSLILVPARYWTDYAPFFVRNDPWLQAPVIFALDLGPGYEEACRQAFPGRALYRADLQYASLIPLS from the coding sequence ATGAATCTGTTCTCGAGGTTTCGTCCGAGCGATCCCCTCGCTCTCGTCCTCGCCTTTTTTGCTGCCGAATCGAGCATCGTCCTCAACCGGGTCGTCTTCGAGGCTTTGCCGCACACCGAGGACGAGGTCGCTTTTCTCTTCCAGGCGATGACCTACGCCCGGGGACACCTCCTCGCACCAGCTCCACCGCTCCCGGCAGCCTTCTTCATCCCCTTCGTCATCGTCCGCGACGGCATGTGGTTCGGCAAGTATCCACCCGGCTATCCACTCGTTCTTTCGCTCGGCGTGTTGGTAGGCTATCCTCCCCTCGTCAATGCCCTCGCTGCTGCTGCCTGCATTCTCCTCATCGTCGCGATCGGCCGCCGCTGGTACGATGCCACGACTGCTTGGCTAGCCGGCCTCTTGCTGCTCGTTTCGCCGTTCTTCCTGCTCCAAGCCGCGTCTTTGATGGCGCATACCGTGTGCCTGGCCCTTACCCTGCTTTTCACCTGGTCGTTCCTCGCAACCGTCGATCGCCCCAGTGCACGTGCGGCGATGCCCGGCATGGTGGCGCTCGCTCTGCTCGTCCTGGCCCGCCCGCTCACCGCGCTCGGCGTCCTCCTCCCCTTTGTCCTCTGGTCGACCTGGCGCTTCTGGCGAGTGCCGGCCTGGCGCCCACCAGCACTCCTCTTCGCGGCGAGCGGCCTCCTGGCCACGGCAGCGCTCCTGGCCTACAACCAGCGGACGACCGGCGACCCGCTCGTCTTCGGTTACCAGCTTTGGTGGCCCTTCGATAAAGTCGGCTTCGGATCAGGCATCTCGCCCGATGGTCATCACACGCTCCGCGACGGCTGGTTCAATACTCGCTGGAACCTCCGTGCCCTGGAACGACTCCTCTACGGCTGGCCGGGACGACTCGATCTCGTTCCCGCAGTCCTGGTCACCGCAGCGGCAGTGATCCAGGCACTCGCTCATCCCTTCCGTCTCCCGCCCGGGCGCCCGCTCTCTCGACCGACGACGCTCGATCTCCTCCTGGCTGCTCAGGCCGCGTCGCTGATCCTCGTCCATATGGCCTACTGGACAACCGGCGAGATGTACGGTCCGCGCTATTACGCCGAGGCGCTCGGGTCTTTGGCACTCCTCTCGGCGCGCGGGCTTCTCACCGCGCTCAGGTGGCTGGAAACGAGTTGGCTCCTCCTGGCCCCTTCGCGGCAGGCACCGCTCATCCTCCGCGTGGGAGCGGTGCTCATCCTCGTCTCACTCATCGGCTGGGGTCTCATCCGAACCGGTGTCCCATTCTGGCAAAGCTACCGCCAGTGGAACCACATCACGGCTGAGCCGGCTCGCACCATCGCCGAACGAGCTCCACACGGTAGCCTGATCCTCGTTCCGGCGCGCTACTGGACCGACTACGCTCCCTTCTTCGTCCGGAACGATCCCTGGCTCCAAGCGCCGGTCATCTTCGCCCTCGACCTCGGTCCCGGATACGAGGAGGCTTGCCGCCAGGCGTTCCCCGGACGCGCGCTGTACCGGGCGGATCTCCAGTACGCCTCGCTCATCCCGTTATCGTGA
- a CDS encoding 4Fe-4S dicluster domain-containing protein encodes MARYGFVIDQRKCIGCHACTVACKSENLVPLGVYRTWVKYVEKGTFPHTRRSFTVLRCNHCDDAPCVTICPTKALFRRPDGIVDFDADRCIGCKSCMQACPYDALYIDPITRTAAKCNYCSHRVDQGLLPACVVVCPEKAIIAGDLDDPTSEIHQLVAREPVMVRKPEQGTRPKLFYLGADEASLTPEVQTRTNGYLWAEVRPDDRPAEAVRGTEYLPGPADARVAYDVWHPKPWGWKVASYLWTKSIGSGALALGGPLLASGVMSDRLLGIGAAAIGMVFLAITAVLLIWDLKRPERFWYLLVKPNPRSWLVWGGYILLVVGGLAFFWAVASLAGWQGIERLLAWLALPGGIAAAGYTAFLFGQAEGRDFWQSPLLLPILLVQALVAGTAALLLLLVAGGALEGRAWLGLVLGGGLIGLLVLVASELLVPHANLHVAKAARLLTHGPYRGELLVVGLGVGVLVPLIALALGWASGNLAPWSVVAAVAALIGLWSYERLWVEAGQDIPLS; translated from the coding sequence ATGGCGCGCTATGGGTTCGTCATCGACCAGCGCAAATGCATCGGCTGTCATGCCTGCACGGTCGCTTGTAAATCGGAGAACCTCGTTCCGCTCGGGGTCTACCGGACATGGGTGAAGTACGTCGAAAAGGGGACGTTCCCACATACCAGGCGATCGTTCACGGTACTGCGCTGCAATCACTGCGACGATGCGCCCTGCGTGACGATTTGCCCAACCAAGGCGCTCTTCCGTCGACCGGACGGCATCGTCGACTTCGATGCCGACCGGTGCATCGGCTGCAAGTCGTGTATGCAAGCGTGCCCCTATGATGCGCTCTACATCGATCCGATCACCCGGACAGCAGCCAAATGCAATTACTGCAGTCACCGGGTCGATCAAGGCCTGCTTCCAGCCTGTGTCGTCGTCTGTCCCGAGAAAGCGATCATCGCGGGAGACCTCGACGACCCGACGAGCGAGATCCATCAGCTCGTTGCCCGCGAACCGGTGATGGTGCGCAAGCCGGAGCAGGGGACGCGCCCCAAGTTGTTCTACCTCGGGGCGGACGAAGCAAGTCTCACACCCGAGGTGCAGACGCGGACGAACGGGTACCTGTGGGCTGAGGTGCGGCCGGACGATCGCCCGGCCGAGGCAGTGCGTGGCACCGAGTATCTCCCGGGGCCAGCCGATGCGCGGGTAGCCTATGATGTCTGGCATCCCAAACCGTGGGGATGGAAGGTCGCTAGTTATCTCTGGACGAAGTCGATCGGAAGCGGTGCGCTGGCGTTGGGTGGGCCGTTGCTCGCCAGTGGCGTGATGAGCGATCGGCTGCTCGGGATCGGAGCAGCGGCGATCGGGATGGTGTTCCTGGCCATCACCGCCGTGCTTCTGATCTGGGACCTCAAGCGGCCGGAGCGGTTCTGGTATCTATTGGTCAAACCGAATCCACGGAGTTGGCTCGTCTGGGGCGGCTACATCCTCCTGGTGGTGGGAGGTCTCGCGTTCTTCTGGGCTGTTGCGTCGCTCGCCGGCTGGCAGGGCATCGAGCGCCTGCTCGCCTGGCTCGCGCTGCCGGGCGGGATCGCGGCGGCGGGTTACACGGCTTTTCTCTTCGGTCAGGCGGAGGGGCGCGACTTCTGGCAGAGCCCGCTCTTACTTCCCATCCTGCTCGTGCAAGCGTTGGTGGCCGGTACGGCTGCTCTCCTGTTGCTGTTGGTCGCGGGCGGAGCACTCGAGGGGCGAGCGTGGCTCGGCCTGGTGTTGGGTGGTGGGTTGATCGGGCTGCTCGTGCTGGTAGCCAGTGAACTCTTGGTTCCGCACGCCAACCTGCATGTCGCCAAGGCTGCTCGCCTGCTGACGCATGGCCCCTATCGTGGAGAGCTGCTCGTGGTCGGCCTTGGTGTCGGTGTGCTGGTACCCCTGATCGCGCTGGCTCTCGGATGGGCGAGTGGGAATCTCGCGCCCTGGAGCGTTGTCGCGGCGGTCGCAGCCCTGATCGGGCTTTGGAGTTACGAGCGACTCTGGGTCGAGGCCGGGCAAGATATCCCGTTGAGTTGA
- a CDS encoding branched-chain amino acid ABC transporter substrate-binding protein: protein MQRPARLFTMLLLSLVFVLAACQQAQPTPTPAPAAQPSPTQPAAPAASPTPAAQPTPQAQVTKPTDPIGVLEIKPGEPIVLAWMLTVSGGTAQLGEDSKRGIEIAIDDLGGQLLGHKIELVGEDSGCNPEGGQAAATRLAANPRIVAIVGSSCSSEARVGAPIIDQAGLVMVSPSNTAPDLTDPAKHVNAYLRVAHNDKVQGRVAAEFVVNKLGLKKVATIHDGSLYAEQLANVFAENVKKLGGTVVAQEAVSPDDTDMRPVLTRIATQQPELIYYPIFNPAGSFITIQAKEISGLENVKLMSADGLLEPQTVQNAGQAAVGLYLSGPDLTVLGPKYQEFVQKYQQKYGTKPVAGFHAHAYDATMMIVEAIKKVAVQAPDGTLYIPRKALRDALYETKNFQGLTGNLTCDPNGDCADPKIAVYEVFSTDTANWPDSAIRKIYP, encoded by the coding sequence ATGCAACGACCGGCACGACTGTTCACGATGCTGCTGCTCTCACTGGTGTTCGTCCTCGCTGCCTGCCAGCAGGCGCAGCCGACACCGACTCCCGCTCCCGCTGCCCAGCCGAGCCCAACCCAACCGGCTGCCCCGGCAGCTTCACCGACGCCAGCGGCACAGCCAACGCCGCAGGCTCAGGTGACCAAGCCGACCGATCCGATCGGTGTCCTCGAGATCAAGCCGGGTGAACCGATCGTCCTGGCTTGGATGCTGACCGTCTCTGGCGGCACGGCCCAACTCGGTGAGGACTCCAAGCGAGGAATCGAAATCGCCATCGATGATCTGGGCGGCCAGCTCCTCGGCCACAAGATCGAGCTGGTCGGTGAGGACTCCGGCTGCAATCCGGAGGGCGGACAGGCTGCCGCCACTCGTCTCGCCGCGAACCCGCGCATCGTCGCGATCGTCGGTTCGTCCTGCTCCTCCGAGGCACGCGTGGGCGCTCCGATCATCGATCAGGCTGGCCTGGTGATGGTCTCGCCGTCCAACACCGCACCCGATCTCACCGATCCGGCCAAGCACGTGAACGCCTATCTCCGCGTCGCGCACAACGACAAGGTGCAGGGTCGGGTGGCTGCCGAATTCGTCGTGAACAAGCTCGGACTCAAGAAGGTTGCGACCATCCACGACGGCAGCCTCTACGCCGAACAGCTCGCCAATGTCTTCGCCGAGAACGTCAAGAAGCTCGGGGGAACGGTCGTCGCCCAGGAGGCGGTGAGCCCGGACGACACCGACATGCGCCCAGTCCTCACCCGCATCGCCACCCAGCAACCCGAGCTGATCTACTATCCGATCTTCAACCCGGCCGGCTCCTTCATCACGATCCAGGCCAAGGAGATCAGTGGGCTCGAGAACGTCAAGTTGATGAGCGCTGACGGCCTGCTCGAGCCCCAGACGGTGCAGAACGCCGGTCAAGCCGCGGTCGGCTTGTACTTGAGCGGTCCTGACCTGACCGTCCTCGGCCCCAAGTATCAGGAGTTCGTCCAGAAGTATCAGCAGAAGTACGGCACGAAGCCGGTCGCTGGTTTCCACGCTCATGCCTACGACGCCACGATGATGATCGTGGAAGCGATCAAGAAGGTGGCCGTCCAGGCACCGGACGGGACGCTCTACATCCCGCGCAAGGCGCTCCGCGACGCGCTGTATGAAACCAAGAACTTCCAAGGCCTGACGGGCAACCTGACCTGTGACCCGAACGGTGACTGCGCCGATCCCAAGATCGCCGTCTACGAGGTCTTCAGCACCGATACGGCCAACTGGCCGGACAGCGCTATCCGCAAGATCTATCCGTGA
- a CDS encoding archease, whose product MPYEYLDHEADIGLEATGASLEEALRDGVRGLLALLVDPETVEPRQAVPVQATASDPGSLFVALLNAVLAAVDLHGMFFRDFELTHLEQVDDHWVVEGTLWGEPIDLNRHAVEIEVKAATYGGLLAEENEAGWRLRCVLDL is encoded by the coding sequence ATGCCATACGAGTATCTGGACCACGAAGCGGATATCGGCCTGGAGGCGACCGGAGCGAGCCTGGAGGAAGCGCTCCGGGATGGGGTGCGTGGTCTTCTCGCGCTCCTGGTGGATCCGGAGACGGTGGAGCCGCGCCAGGCGGTCCCGGTCCAGGCGACCGCGAGCGATCCTGGCTCCTTGTTCGTCGCTCTGCTGAACGCTGTACTGGCTGCCGTGGATCTCCACGGTATGTTTTTTCGCGACTTCGAGTTGACGCATCTGGAGCAAGTTGACGATCACTGGGTGGTCGAAGGGACACTCTGGGGAGAACCGATCGACCTGAACCGACACGCGGTCGAGATCGAGGTGAAAGCGGCGACCTACGGCGGATTGCTCGCCGAGGAGAACGAGGCAGGTTGGCGCTTGCGCTGCGTGCTCGATCTCTGA
- a CDS encoding RtcB family protein: MNRALHVRKIHEYLFEIPPHGKMRVPARLYLDERSLRELMENQSSEEWNALKQLENVACLPGIVKAAMAMADVHPGYGFPIGGVAAFDPKDGGVISVAGVGFDINCGVRCLRTHLTRRDLTGKEEKLADTMFEVIPAGLGSTGELKLSTKEIDRVLREGARYAVRLGYGREDDLEYIEEHGCLSDADPSVVSHTAKQRQMAQVGTLGSGNHYVEVQVVDQIYNARAAEAFGLELGQIVIMLHTGSRALGHQIGTDYLPFLEKATRKYGIEVPDRELVCAPIESPEGQQYFRAVMAGANCAFANRQVLAHLVRQAFWKALRVPDTAIETLYEVAHNTVKWEVHEVNGERRRLLVHRKGSTRAFGPGRPELPERYRAVGQPVLVGGTMGTASYILVGTEQGMRETFGTALHGAGRAKSRRQAKRQYPAERIIEELRKQGIIVRAHGKASISEEAPGAYKDVEHVVEVMCNAGIVARVARLRPIVCLKG, translated from the coding sequence ATGAATCGAGCACTGCACGTGCGGAAGATCCATGAGTATCTTTTCGAGATCCCGCCGCACGGCAAGATGCGCGTTCCGGCCAGACTGTATCTCGACGAGCGCTCGCTGCGCGAACTGATGGAGAACCAGAGCAGCGAAGAGTGGAATGCGCTCAAGCAACTGGAAAACGTGGCGTGCTTGCCGGGAATCGTCAAGGCAGCGATGGCGATGGCGGACGTCCATCCCGGCTATGGCTTCCCAATCGGGGGTGTAGCGGCCTTCGATCCAAAAGATGGAGGCGTGATCAGCGTCGCCGGGGTGGGATTCGATATCAACTGCGGCGTGCGTTGCTTGCGCACTCACCTCACACGCCGCGACCTGACAGGGAAAGAGGAGAAGTTGGCAGATACGATGTTCGAAGTGATCCCGGCAGGTCTCGGCAGTACCGGGGAACTGAAGCTTTCGACGAAAGAGATCGACCGTGTCCTCCGGGAAGGGGCGCGGTACGCGGTTCGGCTCGGCTACGGGCGCGAGGACGATTTGGAGTACATCGAGGAGCATGGCTGTCTCAGCGATGCTGATCCCTCAGTCGTCAGCCATACGGCCAAGCAGCGGCAGATGGCGCAGGTGGGAACGCTCGGCTCGGGAAACCACTACGTCGAAGTACAGGTGGTGGACCAGATCTACAACGCGCGCGCAGCGGAAGCGTTCGGGCTGGAATTGGGACAGATCGTGATCATGCTACACACCGGCAGCCGGGCACTCGGGCACCAGATCGGGACCGATTATCTCCCGTTCCTGGAGAAAGCGACCCGGAAGTACGGAATCGAGGTACCGGATCGGGAACTGGTGTGTGCACCGATCGAGAGTCCGGAGGGCCAGCAATATTTCAGGGCAGTGATGGCGGGAGCGAACTGTGCGTTCGCCAACCGGCAGGTGCTCGCGCATCTCGTGCGTCAGGCCTTTTGGAAGGCGTTGCGTGTGCCCGATACGGCGATCGAAACGCTCTATGAGGTGGCACACAACACCGTGAAGTGGGAGGTGCATGAGGTGAATGGTGAGCGCCGCCGACTGCTCGTCCATCGCAAGGGTTCGACGCGCGCCTTCGGGCCAGGACGCCCGGAACTTCCGGAGCGGTATCGAGCAGTGGGGCAGCCCGTCCTGGTGGGCGGGACGATGGGTACGGCGAGCTACATTCTGGTGGGTACCGAGCAGGGTATGCGAGAGACGTTCGGAACGGCCCTGCATGGTGCCGGGCGAGCGAAGTCCCGGCGTCAGGCGAAGCGCCAGTATCCGGCTGAGCGGATCATCGAAGAGCTGCGCAAGCAGGGGATCATCGTCCGAGCCCACGGGAAGGCTTCGATCAGCGAGGAAGCGCCCGGAGCCTACAAGGATGTCGAACATGTGGTCGAGGTAATGTGCAATGCCGGTATCGTGGCGCGTGTCGCCCGGTTGCGCCCGATCGTCTGCCTGAAGGGGTGA